The genomic window TTCTAATTAAGCAGGCTCAAAGCCTTCCTCCGCCCCgttacaaaagaaaatccacGGTTTTAGAAAAAGAGAGCCAAAATTTCAGCGCTTTGTGGCAAAACTGGGTTTATCCACCAAAGCGTAAAAGATCTTTTCCATCGCTGGAGCTGGCAAGGAAAGGTTGAGGcgccagaaaaaaaaaaccacactttttttttggggtttttgttgttttttttttttttttccgttgGCAAAAGGTCCCGCAGAGAAATATTTCGGCAGCGTTTTCCAGCAGCCCGAGAGACGGATCTGGTCGGGAGTGACCCGCCGCAGCGGcaataaaacccaaaataaacCAACTTACATTTGTTTTCGATGAACTGATGGAGGAGGCAGGACTTCCCCGTGCCGGCGCTGCCTATGACGAGGAACTTGAAGAGAAAATCTGAAGAGGAagattaaatacatttaaaaatacgAAGAAGAAAAGGGTTTTTAAGGTTCAAGGTGCGTCGAgcggcggcgggacgggggAACGGCCGTGAGGAAGCCGAGCTGCCTGATGGGGAGCGACCTTGGGGAAGCGATTTCACGCCTTCCTCCTGcttcaaaggcagcaaaaaacacccaaaaacaCCCGAAAACCacccaaaaccaccaaaaaaacacccaaaaccacccaaaaaacACCCCGAGAAGTGTTTTTCGCTCTCATTTTGGTGCCCGGCAGAAGCCGAAGCACCGAAGGGCCCCAAGTCCCGCACGCGTGGGGTGTCACCTCCTGGGTGACACGAacctgggaggaaagggggtggggggtggctgCTCGCCCCATAAGTGCCCAGTCCTATAGGGGCCTCAAGTGGCCGCTCTGTGCCCCTACACAGAGCGCTGGATACTCCCTATAGGGCCCAATCCCCTGTGCAGGGCCCGGTATGGAGCCCTATATGCTCCCAGTTGCACCCCACTGAGACCCCCTAGAGAGCTCGCGTACCTTCTATAGGACCCCCCGCGCAGCCCCCTGTCCCCTATAGGGCCCCCATCCCACACAGGTGTCCACAGACCCCTATAGGGCCCCTAGACCACCCCCATTTCACACAGGTGTCCACAGACCCCCTATAGGGCCCCTAGACCCCCCATTCCACACGGGTCCACAGACCCCTATAGGGCCCCTAGACCACCTATAGGGCTTCTAgaccctccccatcccacacAGGGATCCACAGACCCCTATAGGGCCCCGAGACACTCCCCCCATCCCACACAGGGGTCCACAGACCCCTATAGAGGCCTTAGATACCCAACCCATCCAACACAGGGGACCACATAGCCCTATAGGACCCCTAGACCCCCCCCATCCCAAACAGGGGTCCACAGACCCCTATAGGACCCCTAgaccccccttcccatcccacaCAGGGGTCCACAAATGCCTATAGGGCCCCTAGACACCACTCCCATCCCGCACAGGGATCCACAGACCCCTATAGAGCCCTTAGACACCACCCCCATCCCGCACAGGGATCCACAGACCCCTATAGGGCCCCTAGACCCCCTATAGGGCCCCTAGACACCCCCTCCATTCCACACAGGGCCCCCCCACTCCCTATAGGGCTTCCATCCCACATAGggccccacagacaccccccccatcccacacAGGGGCCCAGCGCACTCCCTATACAGCCCCCATCCTACATAGGGCCCCGCAAACCCTCATTCGGGCCCCCATAGGCACCCCCCCATTCCACACAGGGCCCCCCACGCTCCCTATAGGGCCTCCACCCCACACAGGGGCCCCCCACGCTCCCTATAGGGCCTCCACCCCACACAGGGGCCCCCACGCTCCCTATAGGGCCTCCACCCCACACAGGGGCCCCCACGCTCCCTATAGGGCCTCCACCCCACACAGGGGCCCCCACGCTCCCTATGGGGCCTCCACCCCACACAgggccccacagcccctctctATAGGCCCCCAGATCCCCTATAGGGCCCCAAAGACACGCCCCCCCCATCCCACATAGGGCCCACTGGGCCCCGCTCCCTACGAGGACCCCCAGCCCCGACCCCCGCCAGGCCGGCCGgagcccccgcccccgggctcTCCCCCCACACCGACCCACCGTAGGTCTCGGACATGGCTGgagccgccgggccgggccccgccgccgccaccgggCCGTACGGAAGGGAACGGACACAATATGGCGGCGCCCAGGCGAGCCGCTTCCGGGTCCTACGCGCCTGCGCGGCGAGGGAATGGAGACAAGCGAACCCCGGCAGAAAGGCGGAGCCGGGCTGAGGGGAAAGGGGCGTGGCGAAGGCGCGGGGGCGGAGCCAGTGGGCGTGGCTAGACGGGAGCCGGGATCCCTAGGTCCTAAAGCCCCACCCGGCCCCAAAACGATCGggggccccccagcccccccccaatTCCTGACCCTGGCCCCAACCCCGACCCCCCCCGCATCCCcgaccccccagccccaaactcCCCCCAGCTCTGGGTCCGTCCCCCGAGCCCCAAacttccccccagccccaaacctCTCCAAGTCCATGTGtgtccccccaaccccccctcCGGCAGCAGAGCAAACGAGCGGTGGGCCACAGGGGGGtttattttggggagggggtgaagGTGGGGAGAGGCTCCAGGTGCAATGTCTGCGGAGAGACCCTGGGTACAAtgctggggggggaggtgtGGTGTGTGGACTTCCAGCCCCTCCGGGGGTcagaggagggggggggggcgaggaagggggggggcaaaagaaggggtggggggcaaaAGAAGGGGTGGGGGcgaaggaaggggtgggggcGAAGGGTTGGCCGCCTCGGGGCAAACTTACCTTcgggaggagggaaaaggggtGAAGGGGGGACAGcgaggggttttttgggggtgggggactTTGGGGTGTGTGTGAtttttggggtgtgggggggctttttggggtgtggggggatTTTTGGGCTGTGGGGGGGTCACTTTTTGGCAAAGGAGATCTTCATGGCGTTGTTCTGGGTGATTTTGAAGCCCTGGAGGGCGTCGCGGGCGGCCCCCGCTTGCACTTCGTTATCGAATTCCACGAAGGCGATGTCGTGCCGGCCCGGTACCAACCGCACCTCCTTGAAACCGGGGGACCTGGGGCGAGGTGGGGGGGGCCCAGCTGTGAGCAgagccccccccaaaaaacccctccccgtgtgtccccccccccaaaaaactcaCTGGTTGAAGAGCATGGACAGCATCAACTCGTTGGTCTCCTCAGGCAGGTTGGTGAGGAAGAGGATGTGATTCGGCGGGTTCTCCGACagcttgggggggggaaaaagggggtgTCAAGCCAGAGAACCCCCCCCCATAACCCCCTTCCCCCCATAACCCCCTAAAGGCTCGTGTGCCCCCTCCCGCCACAACCCCCCTCCCCaatcaaaaattaatttttttttttagattttgcGGCCCGTTCGGGGGcgtttttttgtgtttttttttttttttgggggggggggcaaaggAGCGGGTGGCGGTACCCCGATACTCACCGGCTGCGAGGGGGGCATCTGGCCCGGCATCACCTGCTGGGGGCATAGCTCCCGGGGGATACCGCCGGGGGTCATACCGGGCGGGGGGATCATCCCCGGCGGAGGCATATAGGGGGGCTGCCCCGCCATATGGTGCATCATACGCGGCGCTTGGTTCATCGGCGGCATTCCCTACGcgggggcaaaaaaaaattaaaaaaaaaaacccatttaacacccccaaacccccccccgtccccccataACTCACAGGCACGGCTCCCTGAACCCCTCCCGGCGTCGGCgtgccgctgccggccccggtTTTTTTCGCGGCGGGCGCGTCCTggcctttgggtttttttttttcccgtttACGGTCGCGTTCTACGAAAGTGCCTTTCATTTTGGCGATGATGTCGGAATCCGTCTTGGCGTATTGGATGCGCTGCGGGGAAAAATGGGGGGgagggtttttgggggggtaaGGTGAGTGGGAatggttttgggggggtgaaGTGAGTGGGaatggttttgggggggtttccATGGGGATGGGGGCGTAAGGTGAGCGGGAATGGTTTTGGAGGGGTtccgtggggaggggggataAGGTGAATGGGAatggtttttgggggtttccATGGGGAGGGGGGTAAGGTGAGCGGGAATGGTTTTGGGGGAGGTtccgtggggaggggggggattccgtggggatggggggagtAAGGTGAAGGGAATGGTTTTGGGGGGATCAGGTGAATGGGAATGGTTTTGGGGGGTAAGATGAGGGGGAatggtttttggggggttccatggggatggggggtaAGGTGAGCGGGAATGGTTTTGGGGAGGGTtccgtggggatggggggggggtaACGTGAGCGGGaatggttttggggggtttccATGGGAGGGGGATAAGGTGAATGGGAATGGTTTTGGGGGTttccatggggatggggggggtaAGGTGAGCGGGaatggttttggggggggttccATGGGGGGGGTAAGGTGAGCGGAAATGGTTTTGGGGGGTtccgtggggatggggggggtaAGGTGAATGAGAatggtttttgggggtttccatggggatggggggtaAGGTGAGCGGGaatggttttggggggtttccatggggacagggggtaAGGTGAATGAGAatggtttttggggggtttccatggggatggggggtaAGGTGAGTGGGaatgtttttttggggggggtttccatggggtggggggataAGGTGAATGGGAatggtttttggggggtttccatggggatgggggggtaAGGTGAGCGGGAATGGTTTTGGGGAGGTTccgtggggaggggaggggtaAGGTGAGTGGGAATGGTTTTTGGGGGGTCCATGGGAAGGGGGGATCAGGTGAATGGGAATGGTTTCTGGGGGGTttccatggggatgggggaggtAACGTGAGTGGGAATGGTTTTGGGGGGTtccgtggggatggggggtaAGGTGAGGGGAATGGTTTTGGGGGGTAAGGCGAGCGGGaatgttttttggggggtttccACGGGATTTGGGGGCTCACCATGGGTTTGTCGTAGAAGGGGAAGCCCTGCATGGAGCGGAGGGCGTTGGTAGCGCTgctgatttctttaaaaataacgAAAGCTTGTCCTCTCATTTTCAAACTCCGCGATACCAAGATATCCAAAATTTGCCCGAATTGGGAAAAAATAGCGTAAAGGGATTTTTTCAGCtctgggggaaagaaaaaggaggatgAAGGTGagcggggaggaaggggagaccCCCCCCCTCGCACACACACGCAGCCCCCCCCCTCACCGTCCTTCTTGATCTTCTCGTTGAGGTTGTTGATGTAGATGGTGTGGTTGGGGCGCGCGTCCTGCACCGCCATGTCGGGCACCCCCCTTCTGTGGGGAGAAagggggctggggcgggggctgagggctggggaggtgggCTGCCCCCCCCTTTaaagaccccccccccccccccctttaacccccctccctgcccgggggagggagggaagcagagggggagggagaagctgCCCAGGGAGGGGCAAAGGCTGAAAGGGGGGGGGAGTACCCTGGGCTCCCCTGTAAGGATGGGGTACCCCCCCAGGCCACCGGgtccccctgctccctggggacTCCCCTCCGGGCTGGGCCCCTCCCGGCCCCCAGACCCTCCCAGGCCCCCCGGACCCCTCCAGTCCTTCCCTAGATCCCTCCGCCTCCCCAGACCTCTCCAGCCCCCCGACCTATCCACGCCCCCCAAAACTCCTCCAGGCCCCCTCAGACCCCCCTGAACTCCTCCAGGCCCCCCTGAACCCCTCCAggtcccccaggacccctgaacccctccagccccctgaATGCCCCCAGACCCTCCAGCCCCCCCGACCCTCCAGCCCCCCGACCCCTGAACCCCTCCATATAGCCCCAGCCCCCCAGAACTCCTCCAGGCCCCTCCAGGACCCCTGAactcctccagcccccccgGACCCCCTTGAACCCCTCCAGACCCCCTGAACCCCCCGGACCCCTCCAGAccccccccccgacccctccAGGACCCTCTGAACCCCTCCAGGCCCCCCAGACTCCTCCAGGCACCCCGTGAACCCCTCCACCCCCCGACACCTCCAGGCCCCCAGAACTCTTCCAAGTCCCTCCAGGACACcacccccccaggaccccctgaaCGCCTCCAGAACCCCCTCGGCCCCCTGAACCCCCACGACCCCTCCAGACCCCCGGACCCCTCCagacccccccaacccctccagGACCCCTGAACCCCCACGACCCCTCCAGACCCCCTGaacccccccggccccaccgcgGCCCCtcaccgcccgccgccgcctcagccGCGTGCACCGCCTTCAACCAACCAATAGCAACGCAGCAACAGCGCTCCCGCCCGCCCACGGCCGTCTCCTCCAATCAGAGCACGGAGCGTACCGGCGCCGTAGCCAATCAGAGTGGGGACGGCTTatccggcggcggcgggaacGGAGACCTCTGACCTCCGACCCCGCGTTTCCGCCCCGGCGCCCTTTGACCCTCGCGGAGGGCATGGCCCaggcccccccgccgccgccggccccccccccccgccgccgccgccgccgccgctccccgccccgggccgggtCCTGCGGGACGCGCTGgagcgggcgggggccgcgctgGGGGAGGACGGCGGCGTCCGGGAGCTGCTGCGGCGGCGCCGGGACAGGTGAGGGCCGGGGGCGGGCTGGGCCCCGCCGGAACCGGGCTCTGGGGgtccggggagggggggctggggtcccgggggtccggGGCCTGGCCTGAACCGAGGtctggggtcccgggggtcctgGGCCCGGCCTGAaccgggggtcccgggggtcctgGGTCCGGCCAGAACGGGGGTCTGGGGTCCCGGGGCGGGTCCTGGGCCCGGCCTGAACCGGGGGGTCCTGAGTCCGGCCAGAacgggggtctgggggtcccgggggtcctgGGCCCGGCCTGAACCGGGGGTCCTGAGTCCGGCCAGAACGGGGGtctggggtcccggggggtcctgGGCTTGGCTGGAAgccggggggtccctgggggtcttGGGCCCAGCCTAAacccgggggtcccggggtggggTCCTGGGCCTGGATGGAaccggggtcccggggggtcctgGGCTTGGCCTGAACCGGGCTGTAGGGGTCTCGGGGGGGCTTGGGCCTGGCCTGAACccggtgggtgccggggggtccTGGGCTTGGCTTGAActggggtctgggggtcctgggCCCGGCCTGAACCGGGGGGGTCCTGGGCCCCCTCCTCGGggctccctgtgccccccctGAGCCTCCCCCCAGCTTCAGCGGCCCCCTGAAATGGCTCCTGTTCCACCGCCCAGCACCACCCCTCATCCAGGACGGACCCCAGTGAGtgttgggggggcggggggggggagggcacaGTATTGGGGTGctgcttcttcccccccccccattctgTGGCTCCCCCCAGGTGCGGGCTAGTAGCCCTATGGATGGCGGCCTCGCTGCTGGCCCCCACCCACGgcgtggggctggaggagctggtgcGGGCGGCGCGGGACCGCGGCTTCACCGCCCAGGGCGAGATGTTctcaggtattttattttttggggggggggggcaccccttttttttttggggggggtcccagtgCCGGGCGTCTCCCCCTCCCTTTCGTCCCCGCAGCGGCTGACATGGCGGCGCTGGCCCAGGACCTCTTCCCTTGTCGCGCCGAGCTGCTTTCGGGGGGCTTGGAGGGACCCAACCGCCCCCGAATTTTGCGTCACCTCGTTGGGGGGCTCCCCCTCCTCGTGCCGTATcctcctgtatttattttgggggggggcacgCACCCCATTTCACCCCGTTACCCCCCCCCCTCCTTAACGTCACCGTTAGCTACGACGAGGACAGCAACCACGAGCCCTGCCACCGCCGCGGCCACAAAGCCCACTGGGCCGTGCTGACGGGTAAGGGGGGGCTCTTTGCACCCCCCTTGAGTTTTGGGGGGTCACCCTCTCAGCGGGGGGGGACCCAAGGGTGACGctgacacccccccacccccccgcagGCGTTTTGTTGGGCATCCGGACCGCGGCGCTGAGCCCGTCGTACCGGCAGGACGCCGAAATCCCCAATCTTTTCCACCCGCCGTCGTTTTGGGGGGAAGAAAtgatttttggggggaagaattatttttggGGTCACCGGAGGGGGTGCTGGTATTGGCGCAACAGGGGAAGAGCCCCCGTTGTCAAATTTGGGATCTGGGGGGGCTGCACGGCAGCAACGCTcagctgggggggctgagcccccgcCGCCTCGGGGGCGGCCATCGCTACGTCCTGCccctgggggggctgggggccgggctgcggggccgggccgtgctgctgcaccccaaaaccgacccccccctgctgcccccccccaaataaaagcGGGTGGTTTTAAGGATTGGAGGTGGGGTgtggcctgggggggggggtgtgctggttttgggggggggttggcctgggggctgagggggtcCCCACTGTCGGTTGTGCTgccctggggggtcctgggggttttgggggtcctgggggagctggggctgccccccctcacctggggagggaaggggtctCTCTGGGGGTTGGGGGCcccagggggcaggggggtccccaCTGTCTGTTgtgctgccctgggggggtcctggggttttggggaggtccctggggggagttgggggctgcccccctcacctggggagggaaggggtctctctgggggttggggggccccaggggacaggggggtCCCCACTGTCGGTTGTGCTgccctggggggtcctgggggttttgggggggtcctgggggggagttgggggctgccccccctcacctggggagggaggaggagtcCCTAGGAGTTGGGGGGGTTCCCTACTGTCGGCTgtgctgccctgggggggtcctgtgggttttggggggtccccagggcaagggaggcagcggggggcggggggggggggtcctgggacGCAGGCGCAGTGGGGTGCTAGATGGGGAGTTCATCCGCGCATGCGCGGCACTCCGTTTCCCCCCCCCGCGTGGGTGTGGCCTCCGCGCGTGATCCGCCTCTCCCATTGGCTGGCGGCGGAGGGTAGGGCGGGGCTTCAAACCCGGAAGCGACGAGATGGCGCGGAGCGGGCTGAGGGGAGCGGAGCCGAGCGGGCTCCCTCGTGCCCTTTGACCTTTACCGGAGGCTGCAACCTTTGACCTCGCCCTCTACCCCATGGCGGTAGCCCGCCCTCAGCCCCCTCCCGTAGCCCTACGGGGGCTCCACCGGGCCGGGGCCCTGCGGGGGCTGACGGCCGAGGAGGCCCGGCGGGCGCGGGAGGCCCGAGGCCGCCCGGACCCCCCCCGGCAGAAGGTGGGTGtgtgtcgggggggggggggggcacggacTCGGGGGGCTCCCGGGACCGGTCCCGGTCCCTCAACCTGaacccccccttccccagctcagcGAGAGGGCCCGGGAGCGGCGGGTG from Ciconia boyciana chromosome 33, ASM3463844v1, whole genome shotgun sequence includes these protein-coding regions:
- the ACTMAP gene encoding actin maturation protease encodes the protein MAASLLAPTHGVGLEELVRAARDRGFTAQGEMFSAADMAALAQDLFPCRAELLSGGLEGPNRPRILRHLVGGLPLLVPYDEDSNHEPCHRRGHKAHWAVLTGVLLGIRTAALSPSYRQDAEIPNLFHPPSFWGEGSPEGVLVLAQQGKSPRCQIWDLGGLHGSNAQLGGLSPRRLGGGHRYVLPLGGLGAGLRGRAVLLHPKTDPPLLPPPK
- the SNRPA gene encoding U1 small nuclear ribonucleoprotein A, with translation MAVQDARPNHTIYINNLNEKIKKDELKKSLYAIFSQFGQILDILVSRSLKMRGQAFVIFKEISSATNALRSMQGFPFYDKPMRIQYAKTDSDIIAKMKGTFVERDRKREKKKPKGQDAPAAKKTGAGSGTPTPGGVQGAVPGMPPMNQAPRMMHHMAGQPPYMPPPGMIPPPGMTPGGIPRELCPQQVMPGQMPPSQPLSENPPNHILFLTNLPEETNELMLSMLFNQSPGFKEVRLVPGRHDIAFVEFDNEVQAGAARDALQGFKITQNNAMKISFAKK